TGTCGGCCTGGTGCGCGGCGGGGCGGGCACGGCTCTGGTCGGCAGCCACGCCGATGTCGCCGACCGGATCGAGGAGTACCACGCGCTCGGCGTGGAGCACTTCGTACTCTCCGGCTATCCGCACCTGGAGGAGGCGTACTGGTTCGGCGAGGGCGTCATTCCCGTGCTGGCCGCGCGTGGGCTGCTGCCGCGGATCCCGGCGTCGCCGCTGTCCGGCGTGCCCGCGGCGAACGGCCGCCCCGCCTCCGCCCCGGGCGGCGCGCCGCTGCTGGTCGCGGGCGGTCGCTGAGACGGGACCGGTCACCGGCGGCCGGTGAGAAGGGCCGGGCCGCCGGGAAGATCCTGGACCCCGATGAAGTTAGTAGAAACGTGAACGACACCGGGGTAAGAATTGCGGACGTGGTGGTCGTCGGCGCCGGGCAGGCCGGCCTGTCCAGCGCCTACCACCTGCGGCGGGTCGGCTTCGAGCCGGACCGGGACTTCGTGGTCCTCGACCACGCGCCCCGGCCCGGCGGCGCCTGGCAGTTCCGGTGGCCTTCCCTGACGTACGGGAAGGTGCACGGCATGCACGCGCTCCCCGGCATGGAACTGACAGGAGCGGACCCCGCACGCCCGTCGTCGGAGGTCGTCGGGGAGTACTTCGAGGCGTACGAGCGACGCTTCGACCTGCGCGTACGGCGCCCCGTCGACGTCCACGGAGTCCGCGAGGGCGAGGACGGCAGGCTGCTCGTCGGGACGTCGGCGGGCACGTGGTCGACGCGGGCCCTGATCAGCGCGACGGGGACCTGGGACCGGCCGTTCTGGCCGCGCTACCCGGGGCAGGACACGTTCCGCGGACGGCAGTTACACACGGCGGTCTATCCGGGCCCCGAGGCCCTCGCGGGACAGCGGGTGATCGTCGTGGGCGGCGGCGCGTCCGGTACGCAGCACCTCATGGAGATCGCCCCGTACGCGGCGTCGACCACCTGGGTCACCCGCAGCGAGCCGGTGTTCCGCGAGGGGCCGTTCGACGAGAACTGGGGGCGCGCGGCCGTCGCCATGGTCGAGGAGCGCGTACGTCAGGGGCTGCCGCCGCGGAGTGTGGTGTCCGTGACGGGGCTGCCCATGAACGACGCGATCCGGCGGGCGCGGGCCGACGGCGTCCTCGACCGGCTGCCGATGTTCGACCGGATCACACCGACGGGCGTCGAGTGGGACGACGGCCGCCGCGTGGACGCGGACGTGATCCTCTGGGCGACCGGTTTCCGCCCCGCCGTCGACCACCTGGCGCCACTGCGGCTGCGCGGCCCGGGCGGCGGCATCCGCCTTGAGGGCACGAGGGTGGCCGCGGACCCCCGTATCCACCTCGTCGGCTACGGGCCCTCGGCCAGCACGATCGGCGCCAACCGCGCGGGGCGCGCGGCGGTGCGCGACGTCCAGCGACTCCTGGCCGGAACCTCGGTCCAGGCCCTAGCCTAGGTACAGTGTGTAGAGCAGCTTGTCCGGGGTGACGGGCGGGCTGCCTTGCAGCACTCCTGTGGTGGCGTTGTCCACGAGGCCCTTCTTGACCTGCGCCGGGGTGTCCGTGGGCCGGACGCCCAGATGCAGCGCGGCCGCGCCCGCCGCGTGCCCGGTGGCCATCGACGTACCGCTGAGGGTGGCCGTCGCGGTGTCGCTGTCCTTCCAGGCGGAGGGTATCTGCACGCCCGGTGCGAACAGGGACACGCACGAGCCGTGGTTGGAGGAGGACGCCCGGCGGTCGCCGCGGTCGCTCGCGCCGACGCTGATGGTCTCCGGCACCCGGGACGGCGACGTGTTGCAGGCCCCGCCGGCCTGGCCGGAGCTGCCCGCCGCGACCGTGTACGTGACGCCGGAGCGGATGGAGCGCCGCACCGCGCTGTCGAGGACGTCGCTGGCCGCCCCGCCCAGACTCATGTTCGCGACCGCCGGTTTCGCGGCCTTCGCCGTCACCCAGTCGATGCCCGCGACGACCCCCGAGGTGGTGCCCGAGCCCTGGCAGTCGAGGACGCGCACCGCGACCGGCCGCGCCTGCTTGGCCACGCCGTACGTCTTCCCCGCCGCGATACCGCCCACATGCGTGCCGTGCCCGTTGCAGTCGTCACCGTTCCGGCCGTCGCCCACCGTGTCGGTCCCGACGGAGGCGCGGCCGCCGAACTCCGCGTGGGTGGTGCGCAGCCCGGTGTCGATGATGTAGATGCTCACGCCGGGGGCGGTGGTGCGGTAGGTGTACGTGGTGGACAGCGGGAGGCGGCGCTGGTCGATGCGGTCGAGGCCCCAGGGGGCGTTGGGCTGGGTCTGGTCCTTCGCGCTGTCCGCACTGTCCGCACTGTCGATCCGGACCCGGGTGTCCTGGCGGACGTACGCGACACGGGGATCGGCGGCGAGTCCGGCCGCCTGTGACCGGCTCATCCGAGCGGAGAATCCGTGCAACGCCGCCCGGTACACGTGCCCGAGCCGCGCTCCTTCGGCCCGGCCGACGAGCTCGCGCGCCACGCCGGACACGGCGGAGTCCCTCAGCCGCTTCTGGTCCTTCAGTACGACGATCCAGCCGTCCGGCACGGCGACCTCGGAACCGCCCGCGAGCCGCAGCTCTCCCCCGGCGGAGCCGGGCGCGGCGTGGGAAGAGGGAGTGACGGTGAGCAGTCCGGTGGCTGTCAGCGCGGCGGAGAGCAGCACCGCTGTCTGCCGCCGACGGGAGGGCATTCTCATTCCCGGTGCACCTGAACCTTTCATCGACTGACCAGGGAGGGGGTCGGGCCATGTGCGGTGCGGTGCTGAGTGAAGCGGTGCTGAGCGAAGGGGGTGCTGAGTGAAGGGGGTGCTGTCTGCGCGTGTTCGGTCGAGCGCGCCTGCCAGCCTCTCGCGCCGCTCAACGCGGCACAAGAGGCCGAACGGTCCCTGCGGCAGTGCTGAGGCGGGGCGCTACGACGGAGTGCCGGGCCCGCGACTCACGGCGCGGCGACGTTCACCAGGCTCTTGTACGGGAGGTAGCGCGGCACGCTGGGCTGGGTCGGAGCCGGAGTGACGCCCTCCAAGCCCTCGATCATCGTGCCCAGTTCGACCGTGCCGCCGCTCTCGGCGAAGCGCCGCCAGGCGGACATGTCGCGCCACTCGGCGTGGTTGAGGACCCTGCGGCCGTCCTTGCTCGTGTGGAAGTGGGCCGCGAGCAGCCCCGGCGGCCGGGTCCGCTCCAGGATCGCGATGACGCCGTCGATGAACGCGCGCTGGCTGTCCGGCCCTTCGGTCTCGAAGATGGGAGTGACCAGGGCGCCGGGGGTGCTCTCCGTTCCCTCATCGGTGGCGTAGCTGCGGTAGAGCGAGTAGCGCACCTCGCCGGGCCGTTCGATGCCGAGCACCATGCGGTCGACCCTGCTGATGTCCTCGGAACACCGGGCCGCGCGCGCCCACTCGCGGTGGGAATCGTCGTCCGTCCACTGCGCGTAGTTGAGGACCTCGCGGCCGTTCTCGCTGAGGAAGGTCGTGAACGAGAGCATGGCGTCCGGGCGTTCCTGGTGTTCCCACTCCTCGATCACCAGGTCCGCCGCCTGCTTCTGGACCCCTGGAACCGGCAGGGTCCAGGAGCTGACGAGGATCGTCCCGGCGTCCGCCCGCCGGACGTCGGGAAAGGCACGGGTTATTGGTGCGGCCATGGTCGGCTCCTCCTGCATACTGAGCGGTACGTTCAGAGAAAAGCGTTGTACCTGAACCACGGTTGAGGTCAAGGCGGAGCAGACGCGGTGGCCGAGCGGACCCCCCTGGCCCTTTGCCACTTTTCGTCCTCCCGCTACTTCGCCTTGTTGAACTCCCCCACGTTCTTCTGGTGTTCCTGGAAGTCGGATGTGAAACGCGTGTCTCCTGGTTTCACGGTGACGAAATACAGCCAGTCCCCCGGAGATGGGTTGTTCGCCGCCCGCATCGCTTCCTCCCCGGGGTTGCCGATCGGCGTGGGCGGCAGACCCATGCGCGCATAGGTGTTGTACGGGCTGCTGATCTTCGTGTCGCGTTCGCTGGTGGCGAGCGTCGAGCGGTTGAGCGCGTAGTTGATGGTGGAGTCCATCTGCAGAGGCATGCCACGGTCGAGACGGTTGTAGATGACCCTGGCGACCTTGCCCATGTCCTCCTTGGAGCCGGCTTCCGCCTCGATCATGCTCGCAATGGTGACGCTCTGGTAGACGTTCAGCGCATTCCGGTCCGCACCGGCGGTGACTTGGCCGGCACCGAACTTCTTGTTGGCCGTGTTCACCATGTACGTCAGGACGGATGCCGGAGTCGACTTTGAGCTGAGCGGATACGTCGCCGGAAAGAGGTAGCCCTCGGGGTTGCCGTCCGCGTCTTTGGGAAGTTTGAGGTCGGCCTTCGGGAGCGCCTTCTTCGTGGTGCCCGCGGGCACGTCGAGGGCCTTGTCCACGGCCGTATACACCTGGCTGGAACGCCACCCCTCAGGGATGGTCAGCGTGTCGGGCCGTTTGTCGTCGTCGGGAAGCAGCAGCGGCACCGCCACGGCGGCGGCCGCGGCGGCGGCTCCGGTCGCGATCAGGGCGATCCGGCCCCGTCGCGTCAGTCGAATCGTTCCGCGTCTCGGAGTCTTGGTCTGCATGCGGGCACGGTAACCCGCAAATGGTCACATTCCTGGCATATCTTCATCTCGCGGGCTCCAGTTGGGCGTCTCTGCGAACCAGGGCGGCGTAACGGCCGTCGCGCTCCAGGAGTTCCTCGTGGGTGCCGCGCTCGGCGGCCCGGCCCTCGTCCAGGACCACGATCTGGTCGGCGCCCCGGACGGTGGAGAGCCGGTGGGCGATGGTGAGGGTGGTCCGGCCGGCGGACAGCGCGTCGATGGCTTCCTGCACGGCGCGCTCCGTGCGGGTGTCGAGGGCGCTGGTCGCCTCGTCGAGTATGAGCACCGGCGGATCGCGCAGGATGGTGCGGGCGATGGCGAGGCGCTGCTTCTCGCCGCCGGAGAAGCGGTGGCCGCGCTCACCGACGACCGTGTCGTACCCCTCCGGGAGGGAGGCGATGTGGTCGTGGATCTGGGCGGCGCGGGCGGCGGTGAAGAGCTCTTCGTCGGTGGCGTCGGGCTTGGCGAAGCGGAGGTTGTCGGCGACCGAGGCGTGGAAGAGGTACGTCTCCTGGGAGACCACGCCGACGGCGCGCGCGAGGGTGTCGAAGTCGAGGTCGCGCACGTCGACCCCGTCGAGGGTGACGCGGCCGCCCGTGACGTCGTAGAGCCGGGGCACGAGGTGGCTCAGTGTCGACTTGCCGGAGCCGGTGGGTCCGACCACGGCGAGGCTGCCGCCCGCGGGTATGACGATGTCGATGTCCTGGAGCGTGGGCGCCGCCTTCTCGTCGTAACGGAACTCGACGTCTTCGAAGCGGACCTCACCCTTGATCTTGTCGAGGTGCACCGGCTGCTCGGGCTCGGTGATGTCGATGGGCAGGTCGAGGTACTCGAAGATGCGCTGGAAGAGCGCGAGCGAGGTCTGGATCTGCACGCCGGTGGAGAGCAGGCTCACGGTCGGCCGGAAGAGGCCCTGCTGGAGCGAGACGAAGGCGACGAGCGTGCCGATGGAGACGGTCGGGCCGCCCGCCTGGAAGGCGATGCCCGCCGTCCAGTAGATGACGGCCGGCATGGCGGCCATCACGATCGTGATGACGGCCATGCGCCAGCGGCCCGCCATGTTGGACCGGATCTCCAGGTCGACCAGTTGCTCGGACTCGGCGGAGAACGACTTGGTGAGGGAGTCGGCGCGCCCCATCGTGCGGCCGAGGAGGATGCCGCTCACGGAGAGCGATTCGGTGACGGTCGCGGCCATGACGGCCATCTGCTTCTGGCGCTGCGTGGCGATCTTCTTGCGCTCGCGGCCGACGCGGCGGCTGATCCACACGAAGACCGGGAGCAGCAGGAGCGAGACGACGGTGAGCCGCCAGTCCAGGGCCAGCATCGCGACGACGGTCGCGATGACGCTGGTGAGGTTCGAGACCAGGGACGTGGCGGTGGAGGTGACGGTCGCCTGCATGCCGCCGATGTCGTTGGCGATCCGGGACTGGACCTCGCCCGTGCGGGTGCGGGTGAAGAAGGCCAGGGACATGCTCTGCAACCTGCCGTACACCGCGGTGCGCAGGTCGTGCATGACGCGCTGCCCCACGGACGTGCTGATCAGGGTCTGCAGGACGCCGAAGACGCTCGTGACGACCGCGCTGAGGATCATGCCGAGCGCGAGCAGGCTCAGCAGGCCCGTGCGCCCCTGCGGCAGGGCGGTGTCGAGGATCTCCTTCAGCAGGAACGGGGTCGCGACCCCGACGAGCGAGGCGGCGCAGACCAGCAGGCCCACGATCGCGAGGCGGCCTCGGTAGGGACGGAAGAGGCGAAGGATGCGGCGCATCTGGCGCGGCTGCGGCTCCTCGCCGGGGGCAGGGGGCTGCGGCGTCCAGGTGGATTCGTCGTGACGCATGGGCTCCTACGGGATCTCGGACGACAATGACTCAGGGAGCATAGCTCACTGTTACCTATACTCACAATGAACAAGGTCCTGATAAAGTTCCCGCATGAAGACCCCGGACCCCGACGGCCTGCTCGCCGAACAGTTGCTGCGGCTGACCCGCAGGCTGCAGCGGATCCAGAAGCGCCACCTGGTGCCGACCGGCATCACGCCCGCGCAGTCCCGCCTCCTGCGCACCCTCGCGCACTACGAGACGCCGCCGCGCATGGCCGACCTCGCCGAACGCCTGGAAGTCGTGCCCCGCGCCGTGACCACGCTGGTCGACGGCCTGGAGGCCGCCGATCTGGTGCGCCGGGCGCCCGACCTCACCAACCGCCGGGTAATCCGCATCGAGCTCACCGACGCGGGACTCAAGGCCCTGGGTGAGCTGCGCGGCGCACGCCGCGCCGCCGCGGAGGACATCCTTGCCCCATTGGACGCCGAACAGCGGGCACAGTTGGGCGTGCTGCTGAACGCACTGTTCGACGTGCCGGACGTCCGCCGCTGCTGAGAGCCTGACTCCGCACCCCCGATCCGCAGGTACGCCGCCGAAACCGTACGCCGCCGCAACCGCCGAGGAGAGCTCATGCCGCTGCTGGAGCCCGAGCCGGACGCCCTGCGTCCCGGTGCCGCGTCGCGCTCGGACGGCCCTTCCCACGACCGCGTGCCGGACCGGCGCGGCGGCGGCACCCCGGAGCCGCTCCGCTCGGAACTGATCGCGCTGCTCGGCGCGGACAAGGTCCTGACGAAGGTCTCGGACCTGGTGCGGTACGCCTCGGACGCCAGCCCCTACCGCTTCGTGCCGCAGGTCGTGGTGGTCCCCGAGGACATCGACGACGTGTCGGCCGTCCTGTCGTACGCGCACGGCAAGAGCCGCGAAGTCGTCTTCCGCGCGGCCGGTACGTCGCTGAACGGCCAGGCACAGGGCGAGGACATCCTCGTCGACGTGCGCAAGCACTGGTCGGGCGTGGAGGTGCTCGGCGCGGGTGAGCGGGCGCGCATCGGCCCCGGCACGACGGTCGTGCGGGCCAACGCGACACTCTCCCGGTTCGGCCGCGTGCTCGGCCCCGACCCCGCCAGCGCGATCGCCTGCACGGTCGGCGGCGTCGTCGCGAACAACGCGTCGGGCATGACGGCGGGCACCACCCGCAACTCCTACCGCACGGTCGCCTCCCTCACCGTCGTCCTCCCCTCCGGAACGGTCGTGGACACGGCCGAACCGGACGCGGACGAGCAACTGGCGCACGCGGAGCCCGCCCTGTGCGCGGGCCTGCTGACCATCAAGCGCGAGATCGAGGCCGACCCGGAGCTGACGGCCCGTATCCGCGAGAAGTACGAGATCAAGAACACCAACGGCTACCGCCTCGACGCGTTCCTCGACGGCACGACGCCCGTGGAGATCCTGCGGGGCCTGATGGTGGGCTCCGAGGGCACCTTCGGCTTCCTCTCCGAGATCGTCTTCGACACGCTGCCGCTGGACCGGCACACGAGCACCGCCCTGCTGTTCTTCCCCTCGCTCCCCGCGGCCGCCGCCGCTGTGCCGCTGTTCAACACCGCGGGCGCTCTCGCCGTCGAGCTGATGGACGGCAACACCTTGCGGGCGTCGGTCAGCGTCCAGGGGGTGCCCGCCGACTGGGCGCAGCTGCCGAAGTCGACGGCCGCGCTCCTCGTCGAGTTCCGGGCCCCGGACGAGGCCGCACAGGAGGCGTACGAAGCGGCGGCCGCGAAGGCTCTGGAAGGCCTGGAGCTGATCGCGCCCGCGCCGTCGGTGACCAACGCGTTCACGCGCGACGCCAGGACGATCGGCGGCTACTGGAAGGCGCGCAAGGCGTTCGTCACCGCCGTCGGCGGCTCCCGCCCCTCGGGGACGACGCTGATCACCGAGGACTTCGCGGTCCCGCCCGGCCGGCTCGCCGAGGCCTGCGAGGCGCTGCTCGACCTCCAGACGCGGCACGGCTTCGATGCCGCCGTCGCGGGCCACGCGGCCCACGGCAACCTGCACTTCCTGCTCGCCTTCGACGCGGCGCTCCCCGCCGACGTCGAGCGCTATGCCGCGTTCATGGACGCGTTCTGCCGCCTGACCGTGGAGCGTTTCGACGGCTCCCTGAAGGCGGAGCACGCCACGGGCCGCAACATCGCGCCGTTCCTGGAGATGGAGTGGGGTCCGAAGGCGACCGAGCTGATGTGGCGCACGAAGCAGGTCATCGACCCGGACGGGGTGCTCGCGCCCCGCATCGTCCTGGACCGGGACCCGAAGGCGCATCTGCGCGGCCTGAAGACCATCCCCCGGGTGGAGCCGATCGCCGACCCGTGCATCGAGTGCGGCTTCTGCGAACCGACGTGCCCCAGCGGAGACTTGACCACGACACCGCGCCAGCGCATCGTGCTGCGCCGCGAGATGATGCGCCAGCCCGCGGGCTCCCCGGTGGAGGACGGCCTCGTCGAGGCGTACGGGTACGACGCCGTGGACACCTGCGCGGGCGACTCCACCTGCAGCATCGCCTGCCCCGTGGGGATCGACACGGGCGCCCTGATGAAGGAGTTCCGGCACGCACGGCACTCACCGCGCGAGGAGAGGGCGGCCGCTGTCGCCGCGAAGAACTTCAAGGCCGTCGAGGCGTCGGCACGGCTCGCCGTGGCCGCCGCCGACCGGATCAGCGACCGGCTGCTGACCACGGTCACCCGCACCGCGCGCAAGGCCGTGCGCCCGGACCTCGTCCCCGAGTGGCTGCCGCAGATCCCCGGGGCCGCGGCGCGCAAACTGCCGCGCACCGCGCGCGTGGGAGCCTCCGCCGTCTACTACCCGGCGTGCGTCAACCGCATCTTCGGCTCCCCCGGCGACCGCTCCCTGGCGGAGGCCGTCGTCGCCGTCTCCGCGCGCGCGGGGAAGCCGGTCTGGATTCCGGACGACGTCGCGGGGACGTGCTGCGCGACGATCTGGCACTCCAAGGGGTACGAAGCGGGCAACAGGGTCATGGCCAATCGCATCGTCGAGGCGGCCTGGGGCTGGACGGCGGGCGGCCGCCTGCCACTGGTCGTCGACGCCTCGTCCTGCACGCTCGGCATCGCCCGCGAGGTCGCGCCGTATCTGACCGCGGACAACAGGGAGTTGCACCGGGAGCTCACGGTCGTCGACTCGGTCGTCTGGGCCGCCGACGAACTGCTCCCCGGACTTACGGTGCACCGCACGGTCGGCTCCGCCGTCCTGCACCCCACCTGCTCCATGCAGCACCTCGGCGACGAGGCGCAGCTGCGTGCCGTCGCCGAGGCGTGCGCGGACGAGGTGGTCGTCCCGGACGACGCCGGGTGCTGCGCCTTCGCCGGCGACCGGGGCATGCTCCACAAGGAACTCACGGAGTCGGCCACGCGCAAGGAGGCCGCGGAGGTCACGTCCCGCCCCTTCGACGCACACCTCTCCGCGAACCGCATGTGCGAGGTGGGCATGGACCACGCGACGGGGCGCGGCTACTACTCCGTACTCCTGGAACTGGAGCGCGCGACGCGCCCGTGAGCGACGCGCCCGTGAGCGACGCGCCCGTGAGCGACGCGCCCGTGAGCGGCGGGCCCGTGAGCGGCGGGCCCGTGAGCGGCGGGCCCGCGAAGGGCGGGCCTTCGACGGGCGGGCCTGCGATAAATCCAACTCTTCGGCACCTCCTGTCTCTTGCGCCCCGGGCGGACCTCCTACCAGGGTGGCTTCCGCCCCAGTGGTAGAGACCAGCCGCCAGTCAGCTACGGAGGTCCGATGCACGACGAGAACGTCACACCGCACCCTGAAGGCACCACCCCGGACGACGGCACCGAGAGCAGCAGGGCGGGTGGTGACGGCCACTCCCGTCGCACGGTGCTCCGCACGGCGGGCCTCGCGGGCGCGGGGCTGGGAGTCGGCGCCTTCGCCGGCGGCACGGCGCACGCCGACACCCCCGAATCGGCGGCCACCGGGGCCGTCGCCGCGAAGGACACGGCCGAGGCGCCCGCGCGCAAGGGCAGGACGATGATCGGCGTGCCGTTCCAGCGCCGCTCGACGGTCCGGGTCGGGATCATCGGACTCGGCAACCGCGGCGGCAGCATGATCGATCTGTTCCTCGCGATCCCCGGCGTACGTGTCGTCGCGCTCTGCGACCCGGTCAAGGACAAGACTGCCGCGGCCGCGAAGAAGGTCACGGCCGCGGGCCAGCCCGCCCCGGCGACGTACACCAAGGGCGAGCACGACTACGAGAACCTGTGCAAGCGCGGCGACATCGACTTCGTGTACGTGGCGACGCCCTGGGACTTCCACTTC
The sequence above is a segment of the Streptomyces sp. Je 1-369 genome. Coding sequences within it:
- a CDS encoding FAD-binding and (Fe-S)-binding domain-containing protein encodes the protein MPLLEPEPDALRPGAASRSDGPSHDRVPDRRGGGTPEPLRSELIALLGADKVLTKVSDLVRYASDASPYRFVPQVVVVPEDIDDVSAVLSYAHGKSREVVFRAAGTSLNGQAQGEDILVDVRKHWSGVEVLGAGERARIGPGTTVVRANATLSRFGRVLGPDPASAIACTVGGVVANNASGMTAGTTRNSYRTVASLTVVLPSGTVVDTAEPDADEQLAHAEPALCAGLLTIKREIEADPELTARIREKYEIKNTNGYRLDAFLDGTTPVEILRGLMVGSEGTFGFLSEIVFDTLPLDRHTSTALLFFPSLPAAAAAVPLFNTAGALAVELMDGNTLRASVSVQGVPADWAQLPKSTAALLVEFRAPDEAAQEAYEAAAAKALEGLELIAPAPSVTNAFTRDARTIGGYWKARKAFVTAVGGSRPSGTTLITEDFAVPPGRLAEACEALLDLQTRHGFDAAVAGHAAHGNLHFLLAFDAALPADVERYAAFMDAFCRLTVERFDGSLKAEHATGRNIAPFLEMEWGPKATELMWRTKQVIDPDGVLAPRIVLDRDPKAHLRGLKTIPRVEPIADPCIECGFCEPTCPSGDLTTTPRQRIVLRREMMRQPAGSPVEDGLVEAYGYDAVDTCAGDSTCSIACPVGIDTGALMKEFRHARHSPREERAAAVAAKNFKAVEASARLAVAAADRISDRLLTTVTRTARKAVRPDLVPEWLPQIPGAAARKLPRTARVGASAVYYPACVNRIFGSPGDRSLAEAVVAVSARAGKPVWIPDDVAGTCCATIWHSKGYEAGNRVMANRIVEAAWGWTAGGRLPLVVDASSCTLGIAREVAPYLTADNRELHRELTVVDSVVWAADELLPGLTVHRTVGSAVLHPTCSMQHLGDEAQLRAVAEACADEVVVPDDAGCCAFAGDRGMLHKELTESATRKEAAEVTSRPFDAHLSANRMCEVGMDHATGRGYYSVLLELERATRP
- a CDS encoding ABC transporter ATP-binding protein; translated protein: MRHDESTWTPQPPAPGEEPQPRQMRRILRLFRPYRGRLAIVGLLVCAASLVGVATPFLLKEILDTALPQGRTGLLSLLALGMILSAVVTSVFGVLQTLISTSVGQRVMHDLRTAVYGRLQSMSLAFFTRTRTGEVQSRIANDIGGMQATVTSTATSLVSNLTSVIATVVAMLALDWRLTVVSLLLLPVFVWISRRVGRERKKIATQRQKQMAVMAATVTESLSVSGILLGRTMGRADSLTKSFSAESEQLVDLEIRSNMAGRWRMAVITIVMAAMPAVIYWTAGIAFQAGGPTVSIGTLVAFVSLQQGLFRPTVSLLSTGVQIQTSLALFQRIFEYLDLPIDITEPEQPVHLDKIKGEVRFEDVEFRYDEKAAPTLQDIDIVIPAGGSLAVVGPTGSGKSTLSHLVPRLYDVTGGRVTLDGVDVRDLDFDTLARAVGVVSQETYLFHASVADNLRFAKPDATDEELFTAARAAQIHDHIASLPEGYDTVVGERGHRFSGGEKQRLAIARTILRDPPVLILDEATSALDTRTERAVQEAIDALSAGRTTLTIAHRLSTVRGADQIVVLDEGRAAERGTHEELLERDGRYAALVRRDAQLEPAR
- a CDS encoding MarR family winged helix-turn-helix transcriptional regulator, whose translation is MKTPDPDGLLAEQLLRLTRRLQRIQKRHLVPTGITPAQSRLLRTLAHYETPPRMADLAERLEVVPRAVTTLVDGLEAADLVRRAPDLTNRRVIRIELTDAGLKALGELRGARRAAAEDILAPLDAEQRAQLGVLLNALFDVPDVRRC
- a CDS encoding antibiotic biosynthesis monooxygenase, with the translated sequence MAAPITRAFPDVRRADAGTILVSSWTLPVPGVQKQAADLVIEEWEHQERPDAMLSFTTFLSENGREVLNYAQWTDDDSHREWARAARCSEDISRVDRMVLGIERPGEVRYSLYRSYATDEGTESTPGALVTPIFETEGPDSQRAFIDGVIAILERTRPPGLLAAHFHTSKDGRRVLNHAEWRDMSAWRRFAESGGTVELGTMIEGLEGVTPAPTQPSVPRYLPYKSLVNVAAP
- a CDS encoding NAD(P)-binding domain-containing protein encodes the protein MNDTGVRIADVVVVGAGQAGLSSAYHLRRVGFEPDRDFVVLDHAPRPGGAWQFRWPSLTYGKVHGMHALPGMELTGADPARPSSEVVGEYFEAYERRFDLRVRRPVDVHGVREGEDGRLLVGTSAGTWSTRALISATGTWDRPFWPRYPGQDTFRGRQLHTAVYPGPEALAGQRVIVVGGGASGTQHLMEIAPYAASTTWVTRSEPVFREGPFDENWGRAAVAMVEERVRQGLPPRSVVSVTGLPMNDAIRRARADGVLDRLPMFDRITPTGVEWDDGRRVDADVILWATGFRPAVDHLAPLRLRGPGGGIRLEGTRVAADPRIHLVGYGPSASTIGANRAGRAAVRDVQRLLAGTSVQALA
- the mltG gene encoding endolytic transglycosylase MltG, whose translation is MQTKTPRRGTIRLTRRGRIALIATGAAAAAAAVAVPLLLPDDDKRPDTLTIPEGWRSSQVYTAVDKALDVPAGTTKKALPKADLKLPKDADGNPEGYLFPATYPLSSKSTPASVLTYMVNTANKKFGAGQVTAGADRNALNVYQSVTIASMIEAEAGSKEDMGKVARVIYNRLDRGMPLQMDSTINYALNRSTLATSERDTKISSPYNTYARMGLPPTPIGNPGEEAMRAANNPSPGDWLYFVTVKPGDTRFTSDFQEHQKNVGEFNKAK
- a CDS encoding S8 family peptidase, yielding MPSRRRQTAVLLSAALTATGLLTVTPSSHAAPGSAGGELRLAGGSEVAVPDGWIVVLKDQKRLRDSAVSGVARELVGRAEGARLGHVYRAALHGFSARMSRSQAAGLAADPRVAYVRQDTRVRIDSADSADSAKDQTQPNAPWGLDRIDQRRLPLSTTYTYRTTAPGVSIYIIDTGLRTTHAEFGGRASVGTDTVGDGRNGDDCNGHGTHVGGIAAGKTYGVAKQARPVAVRVLDCQGSGTTSGVVAGIDWVTAKAAKPAVANMSLGGAASDVLDSAVRRSIRSGVTYTVAAGSSGQAGGACNTSPSRVPETISVGASDRGDRRASSSNHGSCVSLFAPGVQIPSAWKDSDTATATLSGTSMATGHAAGAAALHLGVRPTDTPAQVKKGLVDNATTGVLQGSPPVTPDKLLYTLYLG